A stretch of Bacillus spongiae DNA encodes these proteins:
- a CDS encoding globin translates to MVEKFTSPFDLIGEQKLSILVDTFYERVSKHPDLSPIFPDDLTETARKQKQFLTQYLGGPTLYSDEHGHPMLRARHLPHVITPKRAEAWVECMASAMDEVDLDEKIREDFFSRLVLTAHHMVNSPESTSGEDH, encoded by the coding sequence ATGGTCGAGAAATTTACCTCGCCGTTCGATCTTATTGGCGAACAAAAACTCTCGATACTCGTAGATACGTTTTATGAACGAGTAAGCAAACACCCTGATTTGTCTCCCATTTTCCCTGACGACTTAACTGAGACAGCTAGAAAGCAGAAACAATTCTTAACACAGTATTTAGGAGGGCCTACCTTATACAGTGATGAGCATGGTCATCCTATGTTACGTGCTAGACATCTTCCCCACGTTATTACACCTAAAAGAGCCGAGGCTTGGGTTGAGTGCATGGCATCTGCAATGGATGAAGTAGATCTCGATGAAAAAATTCGAGAAGACTTTTTCTCAAGGCTCGTATTAACTGCACATCATATGGTCAATAGCCCAGAGTCTACATCAGGTGAAGATCATTGA
- a CDS encoding lytic transglycosylase domain-containing protein, with translation MNLQTIKVMMELQAIKSYPITHQAQNNTTSFQEILSKSLLTNSDPLPKNQGLGSVYQTIKTINAPVTPLTNSQIQSSTQYHKEIQQAATLYRLPEKLISSVIKQESNFNPNARSSAGASGLMQLMPSTAKGLGVTNPLDPEQNIMGGSKYLRQMLDRYDQNLELALAAYNAGPGNVDKFEGIPPFTETTNYVTKVMNNYLS, from the coding sequence ATGAATTTACAAACAATAAAGGTTATGATGGAGCTTCAAGCTATTAAAAGTTATCCCATTACCCATCAAGCACAAAATAATACAACTAGCTTCCAAGAAATATTATCAAAATCATTGCTAACAAATTCAGATCCGCTTCCAAAAAATCAAGGGCTTGGATCAGTTTATCAGACGATTAAAACTATTAATGCTCCCGTAACACCCTTAACTAATTCACAAATTCAAAGCTCTACTCAATATCATAAGGAAATTCAGCAGGCTGCGACACTGTACCGTTTACCAGAAAAATTAATTTCTTCCGTGATCAAACAAGAATCAAATTTCAACCCCAATGCCCGTAGCTCGGCGGGGGCTTCCGGATTAATGCAACTAATGCCATCTACCGCAAAGGGACTTGGCGTAACCAATCCATTAGACCCAGAACAAAATATCATGGGTGGTAGTAAATACCTTAGACAAATGCTTGATCGCTACGATCAAAATCTTGAACTAGCTCTTGCTGCTTATAACGCAGGTCCTGGGAACGTCGACAAATTTGAAGGAATTCCACCATTTACGGAAACAACGAATTACGTAACCAAAGTGATGAATAACTATTTATCTTAA
- a CDS encoding CYTH domain-containing protein → MSQEIEIEFKNMLTKDEFNRLKHHFSIKENQFSIQVNDYFDTPTFALKQLGCALRIRKKNQKTVLTLKQPLQVGLLETHQPISNLDREHFIQSGHLPDGEVKEALLLLSSTIKKLVHFGDLQTNRAEFNYKGGLLVLDHSTYLNTQDFELEYEVQNPETGSENFLSLLDELNIPIRKSDNKIKRFYLAKMKNND, encoded by the coding sequence ATGAGTCAAGAAATCGAGATTGAATTTAAAAATATGCTAACCAAAGATGAATTTAACCGACTAAAACATCACTTTTCCATTAAAGAAAATCAATTTTCAATACAAGTAAATGATTATTTTGACACGCCCACATTTGCGCTGAAACAACTAGGTTGTGCCCTACGCATTCGGAAGAAGAATCAAAAAACAGTACTAACCTTAAAGCAACCTTTACAGGTAGGGTTACTTGAAACACATCAGCCAATCTCAAATCTAGATAGAGAGCATTTTATACAATCAGGTCATCTTCCGGACGGCGAGGTCAAAGAAGCTCTGTTGTTATTATCTTCCACGATAAAGAAACTAGTTCATTTTGGTGATTTGCAGACGAATCGTGCCGAATTCAACTACAAAGGAGGGCTCTTAGTTTTAGATCATAGCACCTATTTAAACACACAAGATTTCGAGCTTGAGTATGAAGTGCAAAACCCTGAAACCGGGAGTGAGAATTTCCTATCTCTTTTAGATGAATTAAACATTCCTATACGAAAATCCGATAATAAAATCAAACGATTTTATTTAGCGAAAATGAAAAATAACGACTAG
- a CDS encoding GTP pyrophosphokinase family protein, whose translation MNHWDQFLTPYKQAVDELKIKLKGMRSQFEFEDTHSPIEFVTGRVKPIASILDKANQKNIALENLETEMQDIAGVRMMCQFVEDIHAVVSLLRIRNDFKIIEERDYISHKKPSGYRSYHVVIEYPVQTIYGEKRILAEIQIRTLSMNFWATIEHSLNYKYKGRFPKEIELRLQRAAEAAFRLDEEMSLIREEIQEAQAFFSKKKEHSSEKRKKE comes from the coding sequence GTGAATCACTGGGATCAATTTTTAACTCCGTATAAACAAGCAGTGGATGAATTGAAGATAAAGTTAAAGGGAATGAGATCACAATTTGAGTTTGAGGATACTCATTCTCCTATAGAGTTTGTGACAGGTCGTGTGAAACCTATCGCTAGTATTTTAGATAAAGCCAATCAAAAAAATATTGCACTTGAAAATCTAGAAACTGAAATGCAGGACATTGCTGGCGTACGAATGATGTGTCAGTTTGTTGAGGACATACATGCGGTAGTGTCGTTACTCAGAATTCGAAATGATTTTAAAATCATTGAGGAAAGAGACTATATTTCTCATAAAAAGCCTAGTGGCTATCGTTCTTATCATGTTGTGATTGAGTACCCAGTTCAAACAATATATGGAGAAAAACGAATATTAGCTGAGATTCAAATTCGAACATTATCCATGAATTTTTGGGCAACGATTGAGCATTCTTTGAATTATAAATATAAAGGGCGTTTTCCAAAGGAAATTGAATTAAGGCTACAAAGAGCTGCCGAGGCTGCCTTTCGATTAGATGAAGAAATGTCATTAATTCGTGAGGAAATTCAAGAAGCACAAGCATTTTTCTCGAAGAAAAAAGAACATTCGTCTGAAAAGAGAAAGAAAGAATAG
- a CDS encoding NAD kinase, translated as MKFAITTKGDKKSNTLMHKMKSYLLDFDLEFDEETPDIVISVGGDGTLLYAFHRYSSRLDHTAFVGVHTGHLGFYADWVPEEIEKLVIAIAKTPYQIIEYPLLETIIRYQHGGRETRYLALNEATVKSVEGTLVMDVEIRGQHFERFRGDGLCLSTPSGSTAYNKALGGAIIHPSLPAIQLAEMASINNRVFRTVGSPLILPAHHTCMLKPVNEPDFLITIDHLTLLHKDVKSIQYRVADEKIRFARFRPFPFWKRVHDSFIAEE; from the coding sequence ATGAAATTTGCAATTACGACTAAAGGAGACAAAAAATCAAATACTTTAATGCATAAAATGAAATCCTATTTGCTTGATTTTGATTTAGAATTTGATGAAGAGACGCCTGATATTGTGATTTCAGTTGGAGGAGATGGAACTTTACTTTATGCGTTTCACCGTTATAGCTCGAGGCTAGATCATACAGCTTTTGTAGGTGTTCATACTGGCCACCTTGGCTTTTATGCCGATTGGGTTCCAGAAGAAATCGAAAAATTAGTCATTGCAATAGCCAAAACACCATATCAAATTATAGAATATCCTTTACTTGAAACAATCATTCGATATCAACATGGTGGAAGAGAAACAAGGTATTTAGCTCTGAATGAAGCAACTGTGAAAAGTGTTGAAGGAACACTCGTGATGGATGTTGAAATTAGAGGGCAACATTTTGAACGGTTTAGAGGAGATGGCTTATGCTTGTCTACTCCCTCTGGTAGTACAGCATACAATAAAGCTTTAGGTGGAGCAATCATTCACCCGTCATTACCTGCTATTCAACTTGCAGAAATGGCCTCTATAAATAATAGGGTATTCAGGACAGTAGGTTCCCCACTGATTTTACCAGCTCACCATACTTGTATGTTAAAACCAGTTAATGAACCGGATTTTTTGATAACCATAGATCATTTAACGTTGTTACATAAAGATGTAAAATCGATTCAATATCGTGTAGCAGATGAAAAAATTCGTTTTGCGCGATTTAGACCTTTTCCATTTTGGAAAAGAGTGCATGACTCTTTTATCGCTGAGGAGTAA
- a CDS encoding RluA family pseudouridine synthase: MKEQYTLSWVISKQDEGKLVRAFLKEQQISKRALTDIKFTGGKIEVNQMEVNVLYRLQTEDVLQLTFPNEKRSDGFEPESIPLNILYEDQHILVVNKPAYMNTIPSREHPTGSLANGLLYYYDTLKLASTIHIVTRLDRNTSGLILVAKHRHVHFLLSKLQQAGKVNRRYEALVNGNFTEMKGCIEAPIGRKETSIIEREVRADGQYAKTSYKVITQYPKFAHISLKLHTGRTHQIRVHMKHTGHSLLGDDLYHGNMEVIKRQALHSKELSFYHPFLKKVVSFSAPLPADMASIM; encoded by the coding sequence GTGAAAGAACAGTATACTTTATCATGGGTAATTTCAAAACAAGATGAAGGTAAATTGGTACGTGCATTTCTAAAAGAACAGCAAATTTCAAAAAGAGCTCTTACTGATATTAAGTTTACAGGTGGCAAGATTGAAGTAAATCAAATGGAAGTGAATGTTTTATATAGACTACAAACAGAGGACGTATTGCAACTGACGTTTCCTAATGAAAAAAGAAGTGATGGATTTGAACCAGAATCGATTCCGCTAAATATTTTGTATGAGGATCAACATATACTTGTCGTGAACAAACCTGCCTATATGAATACTATTCCATCAAGAGAACATCCAACAGGCAGCTTAGCCAATGGTCTTCTGTACTATTATGATACGCTTAAATTAGCCAGTACGATTCATATTGTGACAAGGCTTGACCGAAATACATCAGGGCTCATTCTCGTGGCAAAACATCGACATGTTCATTTTTTATTAAGTAAGCTTCAACAGGCAGGAAAGGTGAATAGGAGGTATGAAGCTCTTGTGAATGGAAACTTTACTGAAATGAAGGGGTGTATTGAAGCTCCCATAGGACGAAAAGAAACGAGTATCATTGAGAGGGAAGTCCGAGCAGATGGACAATATGCTAAAACATCCTACAAAGTCATTACACAGTACCCTAAATTCGCACACATTTCATTAAAGCTTCATACCGGGAGAACCCATCAAATTCGTGTTCATATGAAACATACAGGTCATTCGTTATTGGGAGATGACTTATATCATGGGAATATGGAAGTTATAAAACGCCAGGCTCTTCATTCAAAGGAGCTTTCCTTTTATCACCCTTTTTTAAAAAAGGTCGTATCTTTTTCGGCCCCTCTGCCAGCAGACATGGCTTCTATAATGTGA
- the prpE gene encoding bis(5'-nucleosyl)-tetraphosphatase PrpE, translating into MKLDIIGDIHGCKKEFELLTNKLGYDWKEGIPLHPERKLAFVGDLTDRGPSSLKIIDIVYNLWKNGAAYYTPGNHCNKLYRYFSGNPVKIIHGLETTAAELSSLPQSEQDKYKSIFLELYEQNPLYQLLDNGKLVIAHAGIKEEYIGKYTKNIKTFVLYGDITGEKNPDGTPVRKDWAQHYHGEAWIVYGHTPVKTPRIVNNTINIDTGAVFGGMLTAFRYPELETVSIPSTMPFIPEKFKDDEKSRD; encoded by the coding sequence GTGAAACTAGACATTATTGGTGATATCCATGGGTGTAAAAAAGAATTTGAACTACTCACAAATAAATTAGGCTATGATTGGAAAGAAGGAATTCCTCTTCACCCAGAAAGAAAATTGGCTTTTGTCGGAGATTTAACAGACAGAGGCCCCTCTTCGTTAAAAATAATTGATATTGTTTATAACCTTTGGAAAAATGGAGCAGCTTATTATACACCAGGAAATCACTGTAATAAGCTATATAGGTATTTTTCCGGAAATCCAGTGAAGATCATTCATGGTCTAGAAACTACCGCAGCCGAACTTTCTTCACTACCTCAATCAGAACAAGATAAGTATAAATCCATATTTTTGGAGTTATATGAACAGAATCCATTATATCAACTACTAGATAATGGAAAATTAGTTATTGCACATGCAGGTATAAAGGAAGAATATATTGGAAAATACACAAAAAACATTAAAACCTTTGTTCTTTATGGAGATATTACAGGGGAAAAGAACCCTGACGGCACACCTGTAAGAAAAGACTGGGCTCAGCATTATCATGGAGAAGCTTGGATTGTATACGGGCACACTCCCGTTAAAACTCCTAGAATTGTAAATAATACGATTAATATTGATACAGGAGCTGTATTTGGAGGGATGTTAACTGCTTTTCGTTATCCTGAATTAGAAACCGTCAGCATTCCATCTACTATGCCATTTATTCCTGAAAAATTTAAAGATGATGAAAAAAGCCGCGATTAA
- the mgtE gene encoding magnesium transporter translates to MVDMTEESSSSFINKQLLSNALLRDDIDTFRAEYMELHPYDQAQFYMLVKKEIRLNLYYYLSPQEMAEVFENLELEQNKYEELLAEMSPQYAADMLSHMYADDAVDVLNELKKEQVVSYLAIMDDESAQEIKDLLHYEEYTAGSIMTTEYIAIASNQTIRSAMYILKNEAPNAETIYYVYVVDDDKHLVGVISLRDLIVSHDDLMVSEVMSERVMSVSVGDDQESVARTMRDYDFLALPVVDFQGHLLGIITVDDIMDVMEEEASDDYSKLAGVTDIDAGDLNAMSAAKKRLPWLIVLLFLGLITANLIYRFEETLTEVAILAVFIPLISGMAGNTGTQALAVAVRGIATGESEKESKWKLVAREAGTGLITGLSCGLLILLAVTIWQKDVYLGVLVGISVFVSLFVATLAGSLVPLLMHKLKVDPAVASGPFITTINDIISILIYFGMASLFMGYLI, encoded by the coding sequence ATGGTAGACATGACAGAAGAATCAAGCAGTTCCTTTATCAATAAACAGCTCTTATCAAATGCGCTATTACGGGATGATATTGACACATTTAGAGCAGAATATATGGAGCTTCATCCATACGATCAAGCCCAATTTTATATGCTAGTAAAAAAGGAAATTCGCTTGAATTTGTATTACTACTTATCTCCTCAAGAAATGGCTGAAGTGTTTGAAAACCTCGAACTAGAACAGAATAAGTATGAGGAGCTATTGGCCGAAATGAGTCCTCAATATGCTGCTGATATGCTCTCACATATGTATGCTGATGATGCAGTAGATGTTTTAAACGAACTAAAAAAAGAACAAGTGGTTAGTTACTTAGCCATTATGGATGATGAATCAGCACAAGAAATAAAAGACCTTTTGCATTATGAAGAATACACGGCCGGTAGTATCATGACGACAGAATATATCGCTATAGCATCAAACCAAACGATTCGGTCTGCTATGTATATTCTAAAAAATGAAGCCCCTAATGCGGAAACCATCTATTATGTGTATGTCGTTGATGATGATAAACATTTAGTAGGGGTTATATCATTGAGGGACTTAATTGTTAGTCATGATGACCTTATGGTTTCTGAAGTGATGAGTGAGCGGGTTATGTCTGTTTCAGTAGGAGACGACCAGGAGTCGGTTGCACGAACGATGCGCGATTATGACTTTTTAGCATTACCTGTCGTAGATTTCCAAGGTCATTTACTTGGAATTATTACAGTAGACGATATAATGGATGTTATGGAAGAAGAGGCATCGGATGACTATTCTAAATTAGCTGGGGTTACGGATATAGATGCTGGGGACCTAAATGCGATGAGTGCTGCAAAAAAAAGGTTACCGTGGCTGATTGTTTTGTTATTTCTTGGGCTAATTACTGCTAACCTAATTTATCGGTTTGAAGAAACATTAACAGAAGTTGCAATTTTGGCTGTTTTTATCCCCCTTATTTCAGGAATGGCCGGGAATACAGGTACACAGGCATTAGCTGTCGCTGTGCGTGGTATTGCTACAGGGGAGTCCGAAAAGGAAAGTAAATGGAAGCTTGTTGCAAGAGAGGCTGGAACAGGTTTAATAACAGGCTTAAGCTGTGGTCTACTTATTTTATTAGCCGTTACCATTTGGCAAAAAGATGTTTACTTAGGTGTATTAGTAGGCATCTCAGTATTCGTATCATTATTTGTCGCTACACTTGCAGGATCATTAGTTCCGCTTTTGATGCATAAACTAAAAGTTGATCCAGCTGTTGCATCAGGTCCATTTATTACAACGATTAATGACATTATTTCCATATTAATTTATTTTGGAATGGCATCATTATTTATGGGGTATTTAATATAA
- a CDS encoding monovalent cation:proton antiporter family protein produces MEQHASLTSLVIVIIIAFLTPILLHRLKLNFIPVVIAEIIMGLIIGKSGLDIVQPDMWLETLSTLGFIFLMFLSGLEIDFTAFSKDNSKKKLPNGKDEPNRLFVSIIVFIGIFIVSLGLSYLFVLAGLIDNAFLMTLIISTISLGIVVPTLKEAHISKSPIGQMILLIAVIADLVTMILLAVFVSIYGEGHGNMWLLLVLFAVGILLYFVGKRFKDLPLIKNLSTGTVQIGTRAIFTLIIVLVALSESVGAENILGAFLAGVLVALLAPNQELMHNLDSFGYGFLIPIFFVMIGVELDLWSLLSDEKMLVLIPLLLAAFFISKLIPVYLLRIWFDHKTVLSSAFLLTSTLSLVIASAKIAERIGMITPEMSGTLILVAVITCVITPVIFKKLFPRENIQERQLRVAFVGANQLTMPVSIELKSSLYDPVLYHRPLNKVDGNVADSVFKIHEIEDFDVQTLESNGVFASDIIVVSTGDDETNAKIAVSAKQKGIERVIVRVETPELEEGLREEGIEVFSVFLSTKALLRALIESPSVMNILTNQETSLFEIKMMNIQFDGMTLRKFPFAGDVIFVRIFRGKDSIVPHGDTELRMNDRLIVTGSKEYVDQLKRQLEFCEYC; encoded by the coding sequence ATGGAACAACATGCATCCCTTACATCCTTAGTTATTGTAATCATCATTGCTTTTTTAACGCCAATCCTACTACACCGGTTAAAACTTAATTTTATTCCAGTAGTGATTGCAGAAATCATAATGGGACTAATCATAGGAAAAAGTGGGTTGGACATCGTTCAGCCGGATATGTGGCTTGAAACACTATCTACCTTAGGATTTATCTTTTTAATGTTTTTAAGTGGGCTTGAAATTGATTTCACTGCCTTCTCAAAAGACAATTCTAAGAAAAAATTACCTAACGGAAAAGACGAACCAAATCGCCTTTTCGTTTCGATTATTGTCTTTATCGGTATTTTTATCGTTTCACTTGGACTAAGTTATTTATTTGTATTAGCAGGTTTAATAGACAATGCCTTCCTAATGACACTTATCATTTCGACCATATCACTAGGAATTGTGGTGCCAACACTTAAAGAGGCACATATTTCAAAAAGTCCGATTGGTCAAATGATTTTGTTAATAGCGGTTATTGCCGATTTAGTAACCATGATTTTACTCGCTGTTTTTGTATCTATTTATGGCGAGGGCCATGGGAACATGTGGCTATTACTCGTATTATTTGCTGTTGGAATTTTACTTTATTTTGTAGGTAAACGATTTAAGGATTTACCGCTTATCAAAAACCTTTCAACAGGAACAGTTCAGATTGGAACAAGAGCTATCTTCACTTTAATTATTGTTTTGGTTGCTTTATCTGAGAGTGTTGGTGCTGAAAATATTCTCGGAGCTTTCTTAGCAGGAGTACTTGTTGCATTGCTTGCACCTAATCAAGAGTTGATGCATAACTTAGATTCATTTGGTTACGGGTTTTTAATCCCTATCTTTTTTGTCATGATTGGTGTGGAGCTTGATTTATGGTCATTATTATCGGATGAAAAGATGCTAGTCTTAATTCCGTTATTATTAGCGGCATTCTTTATATCGAAATTAATTCCAGTCTACTTATTGAGGATTTGGTTTGATCATAAAACGGTATTATCTTCAGCCTTTTTATTAACGTCAACCTTATCATTAGTCATTGCATCAGCTAAAATCGCAGAAAGAATCGGAATGATTACACCAGAAATGAGTGGAACGTTAATTTTAGTAGCGGTTATCACTTGTGTAATAACACCGGTTATCTTTAAGAAATTATTTCCAAGAGAAAATATCCAAGAAAGGCAATTACGTGTTGCTTTTGTTGGGGCTAATCAACTAACAATGCCTGTTTCAATCGAACTTAAATCCTCTTTATATGATCCGGTATTGTATCATCGTCCATTAAATAAAGTGGACGGTAATGTGGCAGATTCAGTCTTCAAAATTCATGAAATAGAGGATTTTGATGTCCAAACTTTAGAATCTAACGGAGTTTTTGCTTCTGATATTATTGTGGTTTCAACGGGTGATGATGAAACAAACGCAAAAATAGCCGTTTCTGCAAAACAGAAAGGGATTGAAAGGGTCATCGTAAGAGTTGAAACTCCAGAATTAGAAGAAGGACTTAGAGAAGAAGGAATTGAAGTATTTTCAGTCTTTTTATCAACTAAAGCCCTATTACGAGCGTTAATTGAATCGCCTTCTGTAATGAACATTTTAACAAACCAAGAAACGTCACTATTTGAAATAAAAATGATGAATATCCAATTTGATGGAATGACGTTGCGAAAGTTTCCGTTTGCAGGAGATGTTATTTTTGTTCGTATCTTTAGAGGTAAAGATTCGATTGTCCCGCACGGAGATACTGAATTACGCATGAATGACCGTTTAATCGTAACGGGATCCAAAGAATATGTCGATCAATTGAAGCGTCAACTAGAGTTTTGTGAGTATTGTTAA
- the fabI gene encoding enoyl-ACP reductase FabI — protein sequence MTLSLKGKTYVVMGVANKRSIAWGIAQSLHEAGANLIFTFAGERLEKNVRSLVETLDTDSLILPCDITNDDEIRVCFNEIKEKVGTIDGIAHCIAFAKKEELEGDFVDTSREGFLLSHNISAYSLTAVAKEAKELMPDGGSIVTLTYLGGEKVVSNYNVMGVAKASLEASVKYLANDLGKHGIRVNAISAGPIRTLSAKGVSDFNSILKEIEERAPLRKNTTQSEVGDTATFLFSSMSRGITGENIHVDSGYHILA from the coding sequence ATGACTCTTTCACTTAAAGGGAAGACGTATGTAGTAATGGGGGTTGCAAATAAGCGAAGTATTGCATGGGGAATTGCTCAATCACTTCATGAAGCCGGTGCGAACCTCATCTTTACATTTGCAGGAGAACGGTTAGAAAAGAATGTAAGAAGTCTAGTAGAGACATTAGATACTGATTCACTTATTCTTCCGTGTGATATTACAAATGATGATGAAATACGCGTTTGTTTTAATGAAATTAAAGAAAAAGTTGGAACCATTGATGGAATAGCTCATTGTATTGCGTTTGCAAAAAAAGAAGAATTAGAAGGCGATTTTGTAGATACTTCACGTGAAGGTTTTCTACTTTCCCATAATATTTCTGCTTATTCACTTACAGCTGTCGCAAAAGAAGCGAAAGAACTAATGCCTGACGGTGGAAGTATTGTAACTTTAACTTATTTAGGTGGAGAAAAAGTTGTGTCAAACTATAATGTTATGGGGGTTGCAAAGGCATCGTTAGAAGCTAGTGTAAAATATTTAGCAAACGACCTTGGTAAACATGGTATTCGCGTTAATGCCATTTCTGCAGGGCCTATACGTACTTTATCTGCAAAAGGTGTAAGTGATTTTAACTCAATTTTGAAAGAAATTGAGGAACGTGCACCATTAAGAAAAAATACAACTCAATCGGAAGTTGGAGATACGGCAACATTTTTATTCAGTTCTATGTCCAGAGGAATAACTGGTGAGAATATTCATGTAGATTCTGGCTACCATATATTAGCTTAA
- a CDS encoding CotO family spore coat protein, whose protein sequence is MMREKTECKREPLLYVQQPDFHPKEIKMQSVYSSKQPRVKLERAGKKENQRDKRKLHDVHRLIGKDLLKGTKTDIELQKTQESSSQPTKPFTKMNIEEKLQHLNRFKYGKAPFPCEFLINNKIYRGVLVKYDGETIELKPFQGKQVLCKRKELKEIHLIGLTKNMDG, encoded by the coding sequence ATGATGAGAGAAAAAACAGAATGTAAAAGAGAACCTCTATTATATGTTCAGCAACCAGACTTTCACCCTAAAGAAATCAAAATGCAGAGTGTGTATTCTTCAAAACAACCACGAGTAAAATTAGAAAGAGCAGGGAAAAAGGAAAATCAACGAGATAAAAGGAAGTTACATGACGTTCATCGGTTAATAGGAAAGGATCTATTGAAAGGGACGAAAACCGATATAGAGCTACAGAAAACGCAAGAATCTTCCTCTCAGCCTACTAAGCCTTTTACGAAAATGAATATAGAAGAGAAATTACAGCATTTAAATCGTTTTAAGTATGGAAAGGCACCCTTTCCTTGTGAGTTTTTAATCAATAATAAGATTTATCGTGGAGTATTAGTTAAATATGATGGAGAAACCATTGAATTAAAGCCTTTTCAAGGTAAACAAGTGTTGTGTAAACGTAAGGAATTAAAGGAAATTCATTTAATTGGTCTTACGAAAAATATGGATGGATGA
- a CDS encoding DUF1360 domain-containing protein: MELSLFHFFLLAIASFRLTRLIVYDKITERIRAPFFDEIVELDEQGNEEIYLIPKSSGFRHFMGELLNCHWCTGIWSASILFVSFELFPTLSSPIIFILSIAGIGAIIETVVQILVNE, encoded by the coding sequence ATGGAGTTATCGCTTTTTCACTTTTTCCTCTTAGCAATTGCCTCATTTCGTCTGACACGGTTAATCGTATATGACAAAATTACGGAAAGAATCAGAGCTCCCTTTTTTGATGAGATAGTTGAATTAGACGAACAAGGAAATGAAGAAATCTATCTTATTCCTAAATCAAGTGGTTTTCGCCATTTTATGGGAGAGTTATTAAATTGTCATTGGTGTACAGGCATATGGAGTGCAAGTATCTTATTCGTATCTTTTGAGCTGTTCCCTACACTTTCAAGTCCAATCATTTTCATTCTTAGTATAGCAGGAATAGGAGCAATCATTGAGACAGTCGTCCAAATTTTAGTGAATGAATAG
- a CDS encoding sporulation protein, with translation MLKYTNIIVGLSMLFMLTACEEKESFDNKKSQTALIKTTNPPPVNLTDKNHGISTAQLVKGEVEAIEELYDVAVIEGEKKILVAYKVKHMERFAMKKIEKNLNDLLERKFSDKNFVVSSDYKIFLEAVRLKEDINDGELTKEEARERFKEILDLKEALT, from the coding sequence ATGTTAAAGTATACAAACATTATCGTCGGTTTGTCTATGTTATTTATGCTGACAGCTTGTGAAGAAAAGGAATCCTTTGATAATAAAAAAAGTCAAACCGCTTTAATTAAAACGACAAACCCTCCACCTGTTAATCTTACTGATAAAAATCATGGGATTTCAACTGCACAACTGGTTAAAGGGGAAGTTGAGGCAATTGAAGAGCTGTATGATGTAGCGGTTATTGAGGGTGAGAAAAAAATATTAGTTGCCTATAAAGTAAAGCATATGGAGCGATTTGCTATGAAAAAGATTGAGAAGAACTTGAATGATCTTCTTGAGAGAAAGTTTTCAGACAAGAATTTTGTCGTTTCATCAGACTACAAAATTTTTTTAGAAGCTGTCCGATTAAAGGAAGATATAAATGATGGTGAACTTACAAAGGAAGAAGCTAGAGAAAGGTTTAAAGAGATACTAGACTTAAAAGAGGCACTTACCTAG
- the spoVAC gene encoding stage V sporulation protein AC gives MSKPKKTPEQKYYEKLEQKYETKRPILKNCIKAFIVGGLICIVGQAISLFYIYFFNFSEQTVGNPTVATMVFISMILTGIGVYDRIGQFAGAGSAVPVTGFGNAVISASIEHRTEGFVLGVGGNMFKLAGSVILFGVFSAFVIALIKTTLMKLGVI, from the coding sequence ATGTCAAAACCTAAAAAAACACCAGAACAAAAGTATTACGAAAAGCTAGAACAGAAATATGAAACGAAGCGCCCAATCTTAAAAAATTGTATTAAAGCTTTTATTGTTGGAGGACTAATCTGTATTGTTGGCCAAGCTATATCTCTATTTTATATATACTTCTTTAATTTTTCGGAACAAACAGTCGGTAACCCAACTGTTGCGACAATGGTATTTATATCCATGATTTTAACGGGAATAGGCGTATATGATCGTATTGGTCAGTTTGCAGGTGCAGGAAGTGCAGTTCCTGTTACAGGGTTTGGGAATGCTGTGATATCAGCTTCTATTGAACATCGAACGGAAGGGTTTGTGTTAGGCGTAGGAGGAAATATGTTCAAATTAGCTGGTTCAGTTATTTTATTTGGCGTATTTTCTGCATTTGTCATTGCCTTAATCAAAACGACTTTAATGAAGTTAGGGGTTATTTAA